A single window of uncultured Pseudodesulfovibrio sp. DNA harbors:
- the fetB gene encoding iron export ABC transporter permease subunit FetB: protein MTQSIIEIGPLQLSLCLGFVLLAGVTSFKYNLGLGRDLFIGTIRTFAQLFLMGYVLKFVFGANISWLVLLMFTGMVTAAVHIIRGRVSEKTIPFVIPTFLSMIVTYSLVTMLVTGVIVGAKPWWTPQYFIPLAGMIVGNSMTAISICLDRLFSDLKARREEVEMKLALGADYREASQDILRNAIKAGMIPSINSLMAVGLVSLPGMMTGQILSGTDPLIAIRYQIVVMLMLVASTSLGTLIVSGLVRRRCFSAAQRLLLR, encoded by the coding sequence ATGACCCAATCCATCATTGAAATAGGTCCGCTTCAACTCTCCCTCTGTCTCGGATTCGTGCTGTTGGCAGGCGTCACGTCCTTCAAATATAATCTCGGCCTTGGGCGTGATCTCTTCATCGGCACCATCCGAACATTTGCTCAGCTTTTTCTCATGGGCTACGTCCTCAAATTCGTTTTCGGTGCAAATATAAGCTGGCTCGTGCTGCTCATGTTTACAGGCATGGTCACTGCGGCTGTGCATATCATACGTGGCCGTGTGTCTGAAAAAACCATCCCCTTTGTCATCCCGACATTTCTCTCCATGATCGTTACCTATTCACTCGTCACCATGCTCGTTACCGGCGTGATTGTCGGGGCCAAACCATGGTGGACGCCCCAATATTTCATCCCGCTGGCAGGTATGATTGTCGGGAATTCCATGACCGCAATTTCCATTTGTCTGGATCGGCTCTTCTCGGACCTCAAAGCTCGACGGGAAGAGGTGGAAATGAAACTCGCACTTGGCGCGGATTATCGCGAAGCCTCGCAGGACATCCTGCGCAACGCGATCAAGGCGGGAATGATCCCATCCATCAATTCGCTTATGGCCGTAGGGCTCGTGTCTCTGCCGGGAATGATGACCGGTCAGATTTTATCCGGGACTGATCCACTCATAGCCATTCGTTATCAAATCGTGGTCATGTTGATGTTAGTTGCGTCGACTTCATTGGGGACGCTCATCGTCTCGGGGTTGGTCCGCCGACGGTGCTTTTCTGCTGCGCAGAGACTTCTTCTTCGATAG
- a CDS encoding ABC transporter ATP-binding protein yields the protein MCLTLESVSFSYPNGPAILHDANLTFEQGAYYLVRGPSGSGKSTLLRLLCRLEEIQSGSIHYKECDITDIAPASLRRCVAYVQQMPTLLPGTVRDNLLLPFSFHANKDVTPPADLELTGYLDSFLLTGLTLDSEADRLSVGQSQRICLIRSLLLHPEVILLDEPTASLDPESAEVVLKKTMELSRQGITVIMISHSEKTPEGVNQIVSILDKGLVAQ from the coding sequence ATGTGTTTAACTCTTGAATCCGTATCCTTTTCATACCCGAATGGCCCAGCCATTTTGCACGATGCCAATCTGACTTTCGAGCAAGGGGCGTATTATCTCGTACGAGGGCCATCCGGTTCAGGGAAGTCCACGCTGCTCCGCCTGCTCTGCCGGTTGGAAGAAATCCAGTCCGGCAGCATTCACTATAAGGAATGTGACATCACTGACATTGCTCCGGCATCCCTGCGACGGTGCGTGGCATACGTTCAACAAATGCCCACCCTGCTTCCCGGAACCGTACGAGACAACCTACTGCTTCCCTTTTCCTTCCATGCCAATAAAGACGTCACCCCTCCTGCGGATCTGGAACTAACCGGGTACTTGGATTCATTTCTGCTCACAGGGCTAACGTTGGACAGCGAAGCGGACAGGTTGTCCGTGGGGCAATCACAACGAATATGTCTCATTCGCAGCCTGTTACTCCACCCTGAAGTCATTTTGCTGGACGAACCCACTGCTTCGCTTGACCCGGAAAGCGCAGAAGTCGTGCTCAAAAAAACAATGGAACTCAGTCGTCAGGGAATCACGGTCATCATGATTTCCCACTCTGAAAAAACACCGGAAGGCGTTAATCAAATCGTCTCTATTCTCGACAAAGGGCTGGTGGCGCAATGA
- a CDS encoding tetratricopeptide repeat protein: MSQDKNKVAPDEPMETVTIPEDVELEKIFGVFSSQSVNRVGTGTTSRKAIQKSYWFAEEADPDENGRVVMVQPLNNNNIPSGPKEAFALPDFLEKFNPELEYYQAEVYPRMQEMDSTLKRAENQREQGALYSAQFEYEATLNFDEQNVRANFGLGLTYMERGETEKAGDIFERVVGLDAAFAPEHKHLFNEFGINLRKSKLLDQAVEYYSRALEITENDENLYYNIARAYFEQGEKDECQANLTKALELNPSFEEANKFLAYINKEE; encoded by the coding sequence GTGAGTCAAGATAAAAACAAGGTCGCCCCGGATGAACCCATGGAGACCGTCACTATTCCCGAAGATGTGGAACTCGAAAAAATCTTCGGAGTATTTTCTTCTCAATCTGTCAACCGGGTCGGCACCGGCACCACCTCCCGTAAGGCTATCCAGAAGTCATACTGGTTTGCCGAAGAAGCTGACCCAGACGAGAATGGGCGGGTGGTCATGGTCCAACCTCTGAACAATAACAACATCCCATCCGGCCCCAAAGAAGCCTTTGCGCTGCCCGATTTTCTGGAAAAATTCAATCCGGAATTGGAGTACTATCAGGCAGAAGTCTATCCGAGAATGCAGGAAATGGACTCCACCTTGAAACGCGCTGAAAATCAACGCGAACAAGGGGCACTCTACTCAGCTCAATTTGAGTATGAAGCCACGCTCAACTTCGACGAGCAAAACGTCCGCGCTAATTTCGGCCTCGGCCTGACCTATATGGAGCGAGGGGAGACGGAAAAAGCGGGAGATATCTTCGAACGGGTAGTCGGTCTGGACGCAGCATTTGCCCCCGAGCACAAGCACCTGTTTAACGAATTCGGCATCAACCTACGCAAATCCAAGCTGCTTGATCAGGCCGTTGAATATTACTCCCGCGCTCTTGAAATCACTGAAAACGACGAAAACCTCTACTACAACATCGCCCGCGCCTATTTTGAACAAGGTGAAAAGGACGAATGCCAAGCGAACCTGACCAAGGCTCTTGAACTGAATCCTTCTTTCGAAGAAGCCAACAAATTTTTGGCATATATCAATAAAGAAGAATAA
- a CDS encoding XRE family transcriptional regulator, with product MDNVGKRIQSYREKQNLTIEDLANRTTLSEDFIRAVEEEDMYPSLQPLVKLARALGVRLGTFMDDHVSRDPLITRLGERTEELVMHPAGKEPGLKFHSLGKGKTDRHMEPFFIELMPESAKDDHLSSHEGEEFIIVQSGKVRIKYGQEETILEKGDSTYFNSVVPHNVACAGDEMAEIYAVLYFPE from the coding sequence ATGGACAATGTCGGCAAAAGGATTCAGTCCTACCGAGAAAAACAGAATCTGACCATTGAGGATTTGGCCAATCGAACCACTTTGAGCGAAGATTTCATTCGCGCCGTTGAAGAAGAGGACATGTACCCTTCACTACAGCCGCTTGTGAAATTGGCACGTGCACTGGGTGTGCGGCTTGGTACTTTTATGGATGATCATGTGTCCCGCGATCCGTTGATCACTCGCCTTGGGGAACGTACGGAAGAACTGGTTATGCATCCCGCCGGGAAGGAACCAGGATTGAAGTTCCATTCCCTTGGCAAGGGAAAGACTGACCGTCATATGGAACCATTTTTTATTGAATTGATGCCCGAATCCGCCAAGGACGATCATCTTTCTTCGCATGAGGGAGAAGAATTCATCATCGTTCAATCCGGTAAGGTGCGCATCAAATATGGCCAGGAAGAAACCATCCTTGAAAAAGGGGACTCTACTTATTTCAATTCCGTAGTACCGCACAATGTGGCGTGTGCCGGTGACGAAATGGCCGAAATCTATGCTGTCCTTTACTTCCCCGAATAG
- a CDS encoding AMP-binding protein — protein sequence MTALREITLGQLLDEAVEKWPDQDAVVYVDRDFHLTYAEFGDLVDTIAKGLMGLGVQKGEKVAIWANNVPYWVALQFATAKIGAILLTVNTHYRSHELKYLLEHSEAENLFIIGEYRGHDYLASVYEQVPELKSQERGQLHTNTFPHLKRVFYLGHEKHRGMYSIPELQAMSAMVSDQDYKARQAELDAHDVVNMQYTSGTTGFPKGVQLSHYNIANNGYWIGKNQNFQPGDRLALTVPLFHCFGCVLGVLACVNHGVAMIILEDFVPTDVMLAIDQEKCTAVYGVPTMFIAMLDHAMFDRFDYSSLRTGIMAGSPCPVEVMKRVMDKMNMKEITICYGLTEASPVMSQTTIGDTIEHMTETVGPAMPEVEIRITDPETGEKCASGVQGEVCCRGYNVMKGYYNNEKATVAAIDTDGWLHSGDLGVMDDDGYLSITGRLKDMIIRGGENIYPREIEEFLYTMEGILDVQVAGVPSEKFGEQVGAFVILKENVELEPEDVIDYCRGKIARYKIPKYVTFMTEYPMTASGKIQKYKLRDHAATLWPDA from the coding sequence ATGACAGCACTTCGCGAAATAACCCTCGGACAACTTTTGGACGAGGCGGTTGAAAAGTGGCCTGATCAGGATGCCGTGGTCTATGTGGACCGTGATTTTCATCTGACGTATGCGGAATTCGGCGACTTGGTAGACACCATTGCCAAAGGCCTCATGGGGTTGGGTGTACAAAAGGGTGAAAAGGTCGCTATCTGGGCGAACAACGTACCCTATTGGGTCGCCCTGCAGTTTGCCACGGCCAAGATCGGAGCAATTCTGCTTACGGTAAACACCCATTATCGTTCACACGAGCTTAAATATCTGCTTGAACACTCCGAGGCAGAAAACCTGTTCATCATCGGTGAATATCGGGGGCATGATTATCTCGCCTCGGTGTATGAGCAGGTGCCGGAACTGAAATCGCAGGAGCGTGGGCAGCTTCATACCAATACGTTCCCTCATCTTAAGCGTGTGTTCTATCTTGGGCACGAGAAGCATCGCGGCATGTATTCCATTCCTGAATTGCAGGCCATGTCCGCCATGGTTTCCGATCAGGATTACAAGGCCCGTCAGGCTGAGCTTGATGCCCATGATGTCGTTAATATGCAGTACACCTCCGGGACCACGGGGTTCCCCAAGGGAGTGCAGCTGTCTCATTACAACATTGCCAACAACGGCTACTGGATCGGAAAGAATCAGAACTTCCAGCCGGGTGATCGGCTTGCTCTGACCGTGCCGCTCTTTCACTGTTTTGGCTGTGTGCTTGGTGTCCTTGCCTGCGTTAACCATGGTGTGGCCATGATCATTCTTGAGGACTTCGTGCCTACAGATGTCATGCTCGCTATTGATCAGGAAAAATGTACTGCGGTATACGGTGTGCCCACCATGTTTATCGCCATGCTCGATCATGCCATGTTTGATCGTTTCGATTATTCCTCCCTGCGTACCGGCATTATGGCTGGTTCGCCGTGTCCGGTGGAAGTCATGAAGCGGGTCATGGACAAGATGAACATGAAGGAAATTACCATCTGTTATGGCCTTACCGAGGCCAGTCCGGTCATGAGTCAGACCACCATCGGCGACACCATTGAGCATATGACAGAGACCGTTGGTCCGGCCATGCCTGAAGTGGAGATTCGCATTACTGACCCCGAAACGGGTGAAAAATGTGCTTCCGGTGTTCAGGGTGAGGTTTGCTGTCGTGGCTACAATGTCATGAAGGGCTACTATAATAACGAGAAAGCCACGGTTGCCGCTATTGATACAGACGGTTGGCTGCACTCCGGCGATCTCGGTGTTATGGATGACGACGGCTACCTGTCTATTACGGGCCGTCTTAAGGACATGATTATTCGTGGTGGCGAGAATATCTATCCCCGTGAAATCGAGGAGTTCCTTTATACCATGGAAGGCATTCTCGATGTGCAGGTGGCTGGTGTTCCCAGCGAAAAATTTGGTGAGCAGGTCGGAGCTTTCGTTATTCTCAAGGAAAACGTTGAGCTCGAACCTGAAGATGTTATCGACTATTGTCGTGGCAAGATCGCTCGCTACAAGATTCCGAAATACGTTACATTCATGACTGAATATCCCATGACTGCATCCGGGAAAATTCAGAAATATAAATTGCGCGATCACGCAGCCACCCTGTGGCCAGACGCGTAG
- a CDS encoding XRE family transcriptional regulator: MEQYKEIAPRLVGLREGIGWTVAEMADLLGLPEDKVAGYESGTVEIPVGYMLDVSRLCRVDLTTLISGREPHLKSYSVVRKDEGYAVDRRKDYDYKSLGYKFAGREMEPFLITVPPKPEEEMVETAHRGQEFMYVLEGRLEVRLGGEAIVVEPGDSLYFSSETPHALRGMDGKEVKFLDVIL; encoded by the coding sequence ATGGAACAGTACAAGGAAATTGCGCCCCGTTTAGTGGGATTGCGAGAAGGAATCGGCTGGACCGTTGCTGAGATGGCAGATCTTTTGGGGCTGCCGGAAGACAAAGTTGCCGGATATGAATCCGGGACAGTCGAGATTCCGGTGGGGTATATGTTGGATGTTTCCCGACTGTGTCGAGTCGATCTGACCACGCTCATTTCCGGGCGGGAACCCCATCTGAAATCGTATTCCGTCGTCCGTAAAGATGAAGGGTACGCTGTGGATCGTCGCAAGGATTATGATTATAAATCCTTGGGGTACAAGTTCGCCGGACGCGAAATGGAACCATTTTTGATCACAGTACCGCCCAAGCCCGAAGAAGAAATGGTCGAAACTGCACACCGTGGACAGGAATTTATGTACGTCCTTGAAGGGCGTCTTGAGGTCCGTCTTGGTGGTGAGGCAATTGTTGTTGAGCCGGGTGATTCTCTGTATTTCAGCTCCGAAACTCCCCATGCCTTGCGTGGTATGGATGGTAAAGAAGTAAAATTCCTTGATGTGATTCTGTAG
- a CDS encoding AMP-binding protein: MFTKEEYADYADLCARYKPECPENFNFSYDVLDAMEPGKTALIHVDDNGVRREYDFKFFQETSSRLANALVKQGVKKGDRVMLVLYRRMEYWTVMLALHRIGALPIPSPSLLTKKDISQRVNYAKISAIICEDSICARVDEAKGDCPGLKHFVQIDGETKDGWHDYEELMATGDASFPRTADSPGGDDPMVIFFSSGTTGLPKMVLHNSSYPASHFTTAAMWHDLEEGDIHLTLSETGWAKSVWGKFYGQWMAGAVVFVWDFRGKFEPAHLLQIMEENKITTFCAPPTVYRFLVREDLSKYTLSLRHCTTAGELLNESVFHAWEKAFNMPLYEGYGQTETTLQVATFKCMKPKPGSIGRPVPGWDIALMDDEGKKVPQGEEGEICIRIDKPVLGLFDSYMDEPEKTESVKFDGWYHTGDKAWADEDGYLWFMGRTDDLIKSSGYRIGPFEVESALVAHDAVIEAAVTGLPDDVRGQLVKATVVLAPGYEPSEELTKALQTYVRELTAPYKYPRVIEYVDDLPKTISGKIKRKEIREADLKKFNK, encoded by the coding sequence ATGTTTACTAAGGAAGAATACGCCGATTACGCAGACTTGTGCGCCAGATATAAACCGGAATGCCCTGAGAATTTCAACTTTTCTTATGATGTTCTGGACGCAATGGAGCCGGGAAAAACCGCGCTTATTCATGTTGACGACAATGGTGTCCGTCGCGAATACGATTTCAAATTCTTTCAGGAAACGTCGAGCAGACTCGCCAATGCCCTTGTGAAACAGGGCGTCAAGAAAGGCGATCGTGTCATGCTCGTCCTGTATCGCCGTATGGAATATTGGACGGTTATGCTCGCACTGCATCGCATCGGTGCACTGCCTATCCCGTCTCCTTCTCTGTTGACGAAAAAAGACATCTCTCAGCGTGTCAATTACGCCAAGATTTCAGCTATCATTTGTGAAGATTCCATTTGTGCTCGAGTGGATGAAGCCAAAGGGGATTGCCCCGGCCTTAAACATTTCGTGCAGATTGACGGCGAAACTAAAGACGGTTGGCACGACTATGAAGAACTCATGGCAACCGGCGATGCAAGCTTTCCGCGGACTGCTGATTCCCCGGGCGGCGATGATCCCATGGTTATCTTTTTCTCCTCCGGTACAACCGGTCTGCCAAAGATGGTGCTGCACAATTCCTCCTATCCGGCGAGCCATTTCACAACAGCCGCGATGTGGCATGACCTCGAAGAGGGCGACATCCATCTGACTCTGTCCGAGACCGGGTGGGCCAAGTCGGTGTGGGGCAAGTTTTATGGTCAGTGGATGGCAGGTGCTGTTGTTTTTGTCTGGGATTTCCGGGGCAAGTTCGAGCCTGCTCATCTCTTGCAAATCATGGAAGAGAACAAGATTACGACCTTTTGTGCACCTCCGACGGTCTACCGTTTTCTCGTACGCGAGGATTTGTCCAAGTACACACTGTCTCTTCGTCACTGCACCACGGCTGGCGAATTGTTGAATGAGTCGGTGTTCCATGCATGGGAAAAGGCGTTCAACATGCCTCTTTATGAAGGATATGGTCAGACCGAAACCACACTTCAGGTGGCGACGTTCAAATGCATGAAGCCGAAACCCGGTTCCATTGGTCGTCCTGTTCCCGGTTGGGACATTGCGCTTATGGACGATGAGGGCAAGAAAGTTCCTCAGGGTGAGGAAGGCGAAATTTGTATCCGTATCGACAAGCCAGTGCTCGGGTTGTTCGATTCCTATATGGATGAGCCGGAAAAGACCGAGTCCGTCAAGTTCGACGGCTGGTATCACACCGGTGACAAGGCATGGGCGGATGAAGACGGATACCTTTGGTTTATGGGGCGTACCGACGACCTGATCAAAAGCTCCGGCTATCGTATAGGACCCTTTGAGGTCGAGTCTGCTTTGGTGGCTCATGATGCTGTCATCGAGGCTGCTGTCACCGGCTTGCCTGATGATGTGCGTGGGCAACTGGTCAAGGCAACCGTCGTTCTCGCTCCCGGGTATGAGCCGTCCGAAGAGCTGACCAAGGCCCTTCAGACGTATGTCCGCGAATTGACCGCACCGTATAAATACCCCCGCGTCATCGAATATGTGGACGATCTGCCCAAGACCATTTCCGGCAAGATCAAGCGCAAGGAGATTCGGGAAGCGGATCTGAAGAAGTTCAATAAATAA
- a CDS encoding 23S rRNA (pseudouridine(1915)-N(3))-methyltransferase RlmH, whose protein sequence is MSKIGFIWVGKLKEPFSKDGCAHYWKKLSRFFKLEESIIKDAPGKLPVQDKNKKEGEGILSKVKKGDVLIILDEYGDRLTSRELAKRVQKWTDAPNQRPVFVIGGPFGLSEDVKKAARHSIRLSDMTLPHELARLLLLEQLYRVGTIHKNMPYHHD, encoded by the coding sequence ATGAGCAAGATCGGATTCATCTGGGTTGGAAAACTCAAAGAGCCATTTTCCAAGGATGGGTGCGCCCATTACTGGAAAAAACTTTCACGTTTTTTCAAACTGGAAGAGTCTATAATCAAAGACGCCCCCGGCAAACTTCCAGTTCAGGACAAGAACAAAAAGGAAGGTGAAGGCATTCTTTCCAAGGTCAAAAAGGGTGACGTACTCATCATTCTTGATGAATATGGCGACCGATTGACCTCACGAGAACTCGCCAAACGGGTTCAAAAATGGACAGATGCACCAAACCAACGGCCTGTATTTGTCATCGGCGGCCCCTTTGGATTGTCCGAAGACGTCAAAAAAGCGGCCCGTCATTCCATCCGGCTTAGTGACATGACACTGCCGCATGAGCTGGCACGTTTGCTCCTGCTTGAGCAATTATATCGCGTCGGAACCATCCATAAAAACATGCCCTACCATCACGACTAA
- a CDS encoding metallophosphoesterase, whose amino-acid sequence MYWIAFGDIHESTGLIEAIPDLSGAEAVIITGDITNRGSREAVSNVIDVVATINPRILAQPGNMDTDTVQAYLKEQDMDIHLRVRELTSGLGLMGVGMSTPTPFGTPSEVPEETIAQWLDETHAQAEGFDQLIAVIHEPPHGSKVDQLGNGQHVGSPGVRTFIERVQPALVLTGHIHESKAVDIIGKTPVINPGMLAGGGYIRIDFDGTTVTAQLMSVS is encoded by the coding sequence ATGTATTGGATAGCATTTGGCGATATACACGAATCCACCGGTCTCATTGAGGCCATTCCCGACCTGTCCGGCGCAGAGGCTGTCATCATTACCGGTGACATCACCAATCGCGGCAGTCGCGAAGCTGTCAGCAACGTAATTGACGTTGTAGCCACTATCAATCCTCGCATCCTGGCCCAGCCGGGAAATATGGATACTGATACGGTACAAGCCTACCTCAAAGAACAGGACATGGACATCCATCTGCGTGTCCGAGAGCTGACTTCCGGCCTTGGCCTCATGGGGGTAGGCATGTCCACGCCAACACCGTTTGGCACCCCCAGTGAAGTCCCTGAAGAAACTATTGCCCAATGGTTGGATGAAACCCACGCGCAGGCAGAAGGATTTGACCAGCTTATTGCGGTTATTCACGAACCGCCCCACGGCTCCAAGGTGGACCAACTCGGCAATGGACAGCATGTCGGCAGCCCCGGCGTCCGTACATTCATTGAGCGAGTTCAACCAGCACTGGTCCTTACTGGTCATATTCACGAATCAAAAGCAGTGGACATAATCGGAAAAACCCCGGTTATCAATCCCGGTATGCTGGCAGGCGGCGGCTATATTCGCATTGACTTTGACGGCACAACCGTCACTGCACAACTTATGAGCGTATCATGA
- a CDS encoding ATP-binding protein produces the protein MKKTTPALKGLPGSKLRATLDPTKIPYETSADIPDKNVYPKLQPRAIQALSLALEIRGNEHNLYVSGEPNMGRTYFVKSFLKPTAAKAAPPCDWVYLYNFEDNDRPIAVSIPAGKGRKFKVAQHKAMTHIRQEIPARFEKDTFQKKHERIVKKFNAKREKLFNEMDATAEKENFSLSLDDEGVLTLSPIVDGEVISDKDFDKIKPGQRKKLKAKGEELLAGVSSILRLINQNEMEMRESENDLHRETAKAVMQDCFSQVSDKFKSIKGLSEYFEALVNEVVENVDQFMPRDTSLAGLLPEGMPSGEDFFTRFEVNLFVDNGKTKGAPVVVEDHPTAFNLLGSIEREAEMGALYTDFTLIKAGSLHQANGGFLLLNMEDLLSNHVSWEGLLRALRSGQSRIEDPVDQEQVRARTIQPEPIDLDIKIVLIGSDEHYEILLYNDDRFAKYFKLKAHLQHAAARNAANIKNYISIIGQTARETKVLPLTREAIAGLVDFSSRLVEDQKRLSLYIPLVRERMIEASAFARMAGKDTVDLEALNEAVAAKDYRVNLYEEEFMTDYDRQVIKVATDGQAAGRANGLSVTLFGDYEFGLPHQISCTAGVGHGGILDLEREAQMGGPIHTKGMMIIKSYLVRLFAQDKPIVMTGSLCFEQSYAGIEGDSASGAELASLLSALSGAPINLSYAFTGAVSQNGAVMAVGGVNRKIEGFFEVCRRRKLTGKQGVILPADNVVNLMLKDEVVQAVEDGMFHIFPVKTIEEAMYILTGIRCGKPDRKGKYPTGTLYRMVDDRLAELAKLAVPGDKNE, from the coding sequence ATGAAGAAGACTACTCCCGCCCTCAAAGGGCTTCCCGGCTCCAAGCTCCGGGCCACGCTGGACCCGACCAAGATCCCCTATGAAACCAGTGCCGATATCCCGGACAAAAATGTCTACCCCAAGCTCCAGCCCAGAGCCATTCAAGCCCTGTCGCTAGCCCTTGAGATCAGAGGCAACGAACATAATCTCTACGTTTCCGGTGAGCCGAATATGGGCCGGACATATTTCGTCAAATCCTTTTTGAAACCCACAGCCGCTAAGGCCGCACCACCGTGTGACTGGGTGTATCTCTACAATTTCGAAGACAACGACAGACCTATTGCCGTGTCCATACCTGCGGGCAAGGGCCGAAAGTTCAAAGTGGCTCAGCACAAGGCTATGACCCATATCCGTCAGGAAATTCCGGCTCGATTCGAAAAGGATACTTTCCAGAAGAAACATGAACGGATTGTCAAAAAATTCAACGCTAAACGCGAAAAATTGTTCAACGAGATGGACGCCACCGCTGAAAAGGAAAACTTTTCCCTCAGTCTCGATGATGAAGGGGTACTCACCCTTTCGCCCATCGTTGACGGCGAAGTCATATCGGACAAGGACTTCGACAAGATCAAACCCGGCCAGCGCAAAAAACTCAAGGCCAAAGGCGAAGAACTCCTCGCCGGAGTCAGCTCCATTCTTCGCTTGATCAATCAGAACGAAATGGAGATGCGCGAGTCCGAAAATGATCTGCACCGAGAAACAGCCAAGGCTGTCATGCAGGATTGTTTTTCACAGGTTTCTGACAAATTCAAATCCATCAAAGGCTTGTCTGAATACTTCGAAGCACTGGTCAACGAAGTCGTGGAAAACGTCGATCAATTCATGCCTCGCGACACTTCCTTGGCCGGATTACTGCCCGAAGGGATGCCGTCTGGTGAAGACTTTTTCACACGGTTCGAGGTCAACCTGTTTGTGGACAACGGCAAGACCAAGGGTGCACCAGTGGTGGTGGAAGATCACCCCACGGCCTTCAACCTGCTCGGCTCCATCGAACGCGAAGCCGAAATGGGCGCACTGTATACGGACTTCACCCTTATCAAGGCCGGTTCACTGCATCAGGCCAACGGCGGTTTCCTTCTGTTGAATATGGAGGACCTGCTTTCCAACCATGTCTCGTGGGAAGGATTGCTCCGCGCTCTCAGGTCCGGCCAATCGCGAATCGAAGATCCCGTGGATCAGGAACAAGTTCGCGCTCGGACCATCCAGCCTGAACCGATTGATCTGGACATCAAAATCGTTCTTATCGGCTCTGACGAGCACTACGAAATACTGCTCTATAATGATGACCGGTTCGCCAAATACTTCAAACTCAAGGCGCACTTGCAACACGCAGCGGCGCGGAATGCGGCTAACATTAAAAACTACATATCCATCATCGGCCAGACTGCACGCGAGACCAAAGTTCTGCCGTTGACCAGAGAAGCCATCGCCGGGTTGGTCGATTTTTCATCCCGATTGGTGGAAGACCAGAAACGGCTTTCCCTCTACATCCCGCTCGTGCGCGAACGCATGATCGAAGCGTCCGCTTTTGCACGCATGGCCGGAAAGGATACCGTCGATCTTGAAGCCCTGAACGAGGCGGTTGCTGCCAAGGATTACCGCGTCAATCTCTATGAAGAAGAATTCATGACCGACTATGACCGACAGGTTATCAAGGTCGCCACCGATGGACAGGCCGCAGGTCGAGCCAATGGATTGTCTGTCACGCTCTTCGGTGATTACGAATTCGGTCTGCCGCACCAGATATCCTGCACCGCAGGCGTTGGTCACGGCGGTATTCTCGATTTGGAACGCGAAGCCCAGATGGGTGGCCCTATCCACACCAAGGGCATGATGATCATCAAGTCCTATCTGGTCCGGCTGTTTGCACAGGATAAACCGATCGTCATGACCGGTTCGCTTTGTTTCGAACAGTCCTACGCGGGTATTGAAGGCGATTCGGCTTCGGGCGCAGAACTGGCTTCCCTACTCTCTGCCCTATCCGGTGCACCAATCAACTTATCCTACGCCTTCACTGGTGCCGTATCCCAAAATGGCGCAGTCATGGCCGTGGGCGGCGTCAACCGCAAGATCGAAGGCTTCTTCGAAGTCTGTCGGCGTCGCAAGCTGACAGGCAAGCAAGGCGTTATCCTGCCAGCGGACAACGTGGTCAACCTGATGCTCAAGGACGAGGTGGTTCAAGCCGTGGAAGACGGCATGTTCCATATCTTCCCGGTCAAGACCATTGAGGAAGCCATGTACATTCTCACCGGCATACGATGCGGCAAGCCCGACAGAAAAGGGAAATACCCCACAGGCACACTCTACCGTATGGTAGACGACAGACTGGCCGAACTCGCCAAGCTCGCTGTGCCGGGTGATAAAAACGAATAA